From one Chanodichthys erythropterus isolate Z2021 chromosome 3, ASM2448905v1, whole genome shotgun sequence genomic stretch:
- the LOC137003862 gene encoding interferon-induced very large GTPase 1-like, whose product MAAPSGPAAVAGIVERLVAGLGINGPQQEGESETQTPVMRDNIDPGAAGDQDQQQEKTESEKIEHLFHRLHLHRNNKLRAADVLQITKHSLETHESCAEEELIQTFLQKLLMMNYRARYINVNKASEHDKMLQRHTDTSEDIGDIFKAVSLSNKGTSQFDLIHPMDVQMAVFHCADGFLKQLLVTKLSQCQYALPLLVPDPFTQETEFPLWTFRQINKSWKMRNANNEIISQTQPIYKAETPMVSFFRFGSVSSSKSQLMNSLINEKHNTFFHRNCPGSSRTRVLVNGVVEIAWFCPSGSYDDKFNDCVAFCNLHGDAGDHEIQLQILTEMSSVNVVLLPQLDMNDRSAENIQSLFRITKPLICLCMEDKSTVVKMNKGKFKIGLKDRNQSDVSEELRKTISDCLSESSSTFRLEDVSKHSDIRVDEEEDEDCRRGREAAQQMMSLLEKKDLTEIKELFLPHQGKLWHLWSQKNKELHRPQADMSEMEISRKKTEMNNIRTQQHESNSGRFMKFFIEEMTSNDKHDTFFLKWLRILLDEYISADLSALHHKYNEKWSTVVKLKESHDKTEQLKTEQTELETISEDLQAATFGMEHIMREISQIYESCSSVKKNKKDLQVHFSSLPSRAAEMMISGFPLELMDGDAAHVPVIWISAVLDELIKKLGDKRVFVLSVLGIQNSGKSTMLNAMFGLQFAVSAGRCTRGAFMQLVKVSDEMKTQMNFDYILVVDTEGLRALELAGKSTRDHDNELATFVGGLGNLTLINIFGENPSEMQDILQIVVQAFLRMKKVRLNPSCVFVHQNISDVTAGEKNMEGRRRLQETLDEMTKLTEDCDAECFSDVIRFDVQKDVKYFAQLWEGSPPMAPPNPNYCKNVQELKKTIMSHASISHGMMLTDLKDRIKDLWEALLKERFVFSFRNSLEISAYRKLESEYSKWTWNLHNTMKETENKLHNKIENKAIHEVDETDLQKELKKTREEMEKSMLDFFEKDKDKHILIHWKTSFEIKINELQGNIVKETKRKLTEILQQRHLKKEIDDQRTNHENTLIEKSKELALKHIGKVNDEETLKKEFDLFWKQSVQTIITNTPPIKDIDIIRDVREILSDIYGSVSVDQWRESRDIFSVSSYSVYVRIKNVRVTEKDEAMLDYGSLSKEDEAQIRSLVIDIDNQTAKEIQSFNIPKMGYNTSYIQKLTVNINSRVKKHEESVKYEFKNEFFIDLVLSTCTRANEMITDQHRLFKEANDPVIYVEKKREEYYSIFVKNCHGATSAAIFGEIICQKLKEPIKQSVYKKTARDLADEMMKNCQSLKGNRSNLEKHILTKLANEENFDKYMNYIKNPREHFKSFIRDEVSQYITDKLRVGVLPKMKENIELLQQNIMEAAHESTEHVQENSGDVGLWLKSFTQQLSDVLIFSEKDLSGVKHDDVDDCNLLEDVIRDKLSIIMSDISRINRETFDEKLDLKERPDELLIDHFCQCCWVKCPFCAAICSKTIENHDGDHIVPFHRINGLNGWFYRRTTNLSTDICTSAVASDKSFYPNASEDKVLWREYRQGGGVFAKWSITPDLSELPYWKWFVCRFQKDLEKYYKKTFEGSGEIPDEWRNHKKQDAIQSLDKCF is encoded by the exons ATGGCAGCACCATCGGGTCCAGCAGCAGTAGCAGGAATAGTGGAAAGACTTGTGGCAGGATTGGGAATTAATGGACCACAACAGGAAGGAGAATCAGAGACACAAACACCAGTGATG AGAGATAACATAGACCCTGGAGCAGCAGGAGATCAAGACCAACAGCAGGAAAAGACTGAAAGTGAAAAAATAGAGCATCTGTTTCACAGACTTCATCTTCACAGGAACAACAAACTGAGAGCTGCAGATGTTCTTCAGATAACTAAACATTCATTAGAGACCCATGAGTCTTGTGCTGAGGAGGAGCTGATTCAGACTTTCCTACAAAAGCTACTGATGATGAACTACAGAGCAagatacattaatgttaataaggCCAGTGAACATGATAAAATGCTACaaagacacacagacacatctgAAGACATTGGAGATATATTCAAAGCAGTGTCATTGTCTAATAAAGGAACAAGTCAGTTTGATCTCATTCACCCGATGGATGTTCAGATGGCGGTGTTTCATTGTGCTGATGGTTTCCtgaagcagctgttggtcactAAACTGTCCCAGTGTCAGTACGCTCTGCCTCTGCTTGTTCCTGATCCATTCACACAAGAGACTGAGTTTCCTCTCTGGACATTCAGACAAATCAACAAGAGCTGGAAGATGAGAAACGCCAACAATGAAATCATCAGTCAAACCCAGCCAATCTACAAGGCAGAAACTCCAATGGTGTCTTTCTTCAGGTTTGGCTCTGTGTCTTCATCCAAATCTCAGCTGATGAACAGTCTGATCAATGAGAAACACAACACGTTCTTCCACAGGAACTGCCCAGGCAGCAGCAGAACCAGAGTCCTGGTGAATGGAGTGGTGGAGATCGCCTGGTTCTGCCCCTCTGGATCATATGATGATAAATTCAATGACTGTGTTGCGTTCTGTAATCTACACGGAGATGCTGGAGACCATGAGATACAGCTGCAGATTCTCACTGAAATGAGCTCAGTCAATGTTGTTCTTCTACCTCAACTGGACATGAATGACAGAAGTGCAGAAAATATCCAGAGCCTGTTCAGAATCACAAAGCCGCTTATTTGTCTATGTATGGAGGACAAATCTACTGTAGTGAAGATGAATAAAGGGAAATTCAAGATTGGTCTGAAAGACAGAAATCAATCAGATGTATCTGAAGAACTCAGAAAAACTATAAGTGATTGTCTCTCAGAATCATCTTCCACTTTCAGACTTGAAGATGTGTCCAAACACTCAGACATCAGAGTAgatgaggaagaggatgaaGACTGCAGGAGAGGAAGAGAAGCAGCACAGCAGATGATGAGTTTACTGGAGAAGAAAGATCTGACAGAAATCAAAGAATTATTTCTGCCTCATCAGGGGAAACTGTGGCATCTGTGGAGTCAGAAGAACAAGGAACTACATCGACCTCAAGCAGATATGTCAGAAATggaaataagtagaaaaaaaacagagatgAATAACATCCGTACACAGCAACATGAATCTAACAGTGGAAGATTTATGAAATTCTTTATTGAAGAAATGACCTCTAATGATAAACATGATACGTTTTTTCTTAAATGGCTCAGAATCCTCCTGGATGAATATATCTCAGCTGACCTTTCAGCTCTACATCACAAGTATAATGAAAAGTGGTCAACAGTTGTAAAACTAAAAGAGAGTCATGATAAAACTGAGCAGCTAAAGACTGAACAAACTGAACTTGAGACAATATCTGAAGATCTTCAAGCTGCAACCTTTGGTATGGAGCACATCATGAGGGAGATCAGTCAAATCTATGAATCATGTTCATCTGTGAAGAAGAACAAGAAAGATTTGCAGGTTCACTTCTCTTCTCTCCCGAGTCGTGCAGCAGAGATGATGATCTCTGGATTTCCACTGGAGCTGATGGATGGAGATGCTGCTCATGTTCCTGTGATCTGGATCTCTGCTGTTCTAGATGAACTCATCAAGAAACTGGGAGACAAGAGAGTCTTTGTGCTGTCAGTTTTAGGGATTCAGAACTCTGGGAAATCCACCATGCTGAATGCCATGTTTGGACTCCAGTTTGCCGTCAGTGCTGGCAGGTGCACCAGAGGAGCTTTCATGCAGCTGGTCAAAGTGTCAGATGAGATGAAAACACAGATGAACTTTGACTATATTCTGGTTGTTGATACTGAGGGTCTTCGTGCTCTAGAACTGGCTGGAAAATCAACAAGAGATCATGACAATGAACTGGCCACATTTGTTGGTGGTCTTGGAAATCTAACATTGATCAACATCTTTGGAGAAAACCCATCTGAGATGCAGGACATTCTTCAGATTGTTGTTCAGGCCTTCCTGAGGATGAAGAAGGTCAGACTGAATCCcagctgtgtgtttgtgcatcagAACATTTCAGATGTCACAGCTGGAGAGAAAAACATGGAGGGAAGGAGACGACTGCAGGAGACACTGGATGAAATGACAAAACTCACTGAAGACTGTGATGCAGAATGTTTCAGTGATGTCATTAGATTTGATGTTCAGAAAGATGTGAAGTATTTTGCTCAGCTTTGGGAGGGCAGCCCACCCATGGCACCACCAAACCCAAACTACTGCAAGAATGTACAAGAGCTAAAGAAAACTATTATGTCTCATGCCTCAATATCACATGGAATGATGTTGACAGACTTAAAAGATCGTATTAAAGATCTCTGGGAAGCTTTACTGAAGGAACGATTTGTCTTCAGCTTCAGAAATTCTCTGGAGATTTCAGCCTACAGGAAACTGGAGTCCGAATACAGCAAGTGGACCTGGAATCTTCACAATACCATGAAGGAAACTGAGAACAAACTACAcaacaaaatagaaaataaggCCATTCATGAGGTTGATGAAACTGATCTTCAAAAAGAGCTGAAGAAGACAAGAGAAGAAATGGAAAAATCAATGTTAGATTTCTTTGAGAAAGACAAAGATAAACATATACTGATTCACTGGAAAACATCATTTGAAATCAAAATCAATGAGCTTCAGGGAAACATTGTGAAAGAAACCAAGAGGAAATTAACTGAGATTCTTCAGCAGCGACACCTGAAAAAGGAGATTGATGATCAGAGGACAAATCATGAAAACACTCTCATTGAAAAGAGCAAAGAACTTGCCTTAAAACACATAGGCAAAGTAAACGATGAAGAAACACTAAAGAAAGAGTTTGATTTGTTTTGGAAACAGAGTGTGCAGACGATTATCACAAACACTCCTCCAATCAAAGATATTGACATAATCAGAGATGTTAGAGAGATCCTCAGTGACATCTATGGAAGTGTTTCTGTTGACCAATGGAGAGAAAGCAGAGATATTTTCTCTGTGTCCAGTTATTCAGTTTATGTAAGGATAAAAAATGTAAGAGTTACAGAGAAGGATGAAGCGATGTTAGATTATGGTTCTCTATCTAAAGAGGATGAAGCTCAAATAAGATCATTAGTCATAGATATTGATAATCAAACAGCCAAAGAGATTCAGTCATTTAACATTCCAAAGATGGGCTACAACACCAGCTACATTCAAAAACTCACAGTTAACATCAACTCAAGAGTTAAAAAACATGAAGAATCAGTGAAATATGAGTTCAAGAATGAATTCTTCATTGATTTGGTTCTTTCCACCTGTACAAGAGCAAATGAGATGATCACTGACCAACACAGACTCTTCAAGGAAGCCAATGATCCTGTAATATATgttgagaaaaagagagaagagTACTACAGTATATTTGTGAAAAACTGTCATGGCGCAACATCAGCTGCCATTTTTGGTGAGATCATCTGTCAGAAACTGAAAGAGCCCATTAAACAGAGTGTCTACAAGAAGACTGCCAGAGATTTGGCAGATGAAAtgatgaaaaactgtcaatcaCTGAAAGGAAACAGATCCAATCTGGAGAAACACATCCTCACAAAACTGGCAAATGAGGAGAATTTTGACAAATACATGAACTACATTAAAAATCCCAGAGAACACTTCAAGAGTTTCATCAGAGATGAAGTCAGTCAGTACATCACTGATAAGTTGAGAGTCGGTGTTTTACCCAAGATGAAGGAGAACATTGAACTCCTGCAGCAGAATATCATGGAAGCAGCACATGAATCTACTGAACATGTTCAAGAGAACAGTGGAGATGTTGGTTTGTGGTTGAAGAGTTTCACACAGCAGCTCTCAGATGTGCTGATCTTCTCTGAAAAAGACCTCAGTGGAGTGAAACATGATGATGTTGATGATTGCAACCTCCTAGAAGATGTGATAAGAGACAAACTTTCTATTATAATGTCTGACATCAGCAGAATTAACAGAGAGACTTTTGATGAAAAACTGGACCTCAAGGAAAGACCAGATGAGCTTCTGATTGATCACTTCTGTCAGTGCTGTTGGGTTAAGTGTCCGTTCTGTGCAGCCATCTGCTCCAAAACCATAGAAAACCATGATGGAGATCACATTGTTCCTTTCCATCGCATTAATGGACTGAATGGGTGGTTTTATAGAAGAACAACAAACCTGTCTACTGACATCTGCACATCAGCAGTAGCAAGTGATAAATCTTTTTATCCCAATGCCTCAGAAGATAAAGTGCTCTGGAGAGAATACAGACAAGGAGGAGGAGTTTTTGCGAAGTGGAGCATCACACCTGACCTCTCTGAACTGCCCTACTGGAAGTGGTTTGTGTGTAGATTCCAGAAAGATCTGGAAAAATACTACAAGAAAACATTTGAGGGGAGTGGAGAGATTCCAGATGAATGGAGAAATCATAAAAAACAAGATGCTATTCAAAGTTTGGATAAATGCTTTTGA